In Variovorax paradoxus, a single genomic region encodes these proteins:
- a CDS encoding VirB4 family type IV secretion/conjugal transfer ATPase, whose protein sequence is MIEAIAIAIAVLGAVLLLILFARIRAVDAELKLKKHRAKDAGLADLLNYAAVVDDGVIVGKNGSFMAAWLYKGDDNASSTEEQREMVSFRINQALAGLGNGWMVHVDAVRRPAPNYSERGVSSFPDSVSFAIDEERRRLFEGLGAMFEGYFVLTVTWFPPVLAQRKFVELMFDDDAVAPDHTARTTGLIAQFKREITSLESRLSSAVKMTRLRGQKVVSEEGREVTHDDFLSWLQFCVTGLHHPVMLPSNPMYLDAVIGGQELWGGVVPKIGRKFIQVVAIEGFPLESTPGVLSALAELPSEYRWSSRFIFMDQHESLKHLDKFRKKWKQKIRGFFDQVFNTNTGSINQDAAAMVGDAEAAIAEVNSGLVAAGYYTSVVVLMDEDRERLAASALLVEKAVNRLAFAARIETINTLDAYLGSLPGHGVENVRRPLINTMNLADLLPTSSIWTGSATAPCPMYPPLSPALMHCVTVGATPFRLNLHVRDLGHTFMFGPTGAGKSTHLGIIAAQLRRYAGMSIYAFDKGMSMYPLAAGIRAATKGKSGLHFTVAADDDRLAFCPLQFLETKGDRAWAMEWIDTILALNGVNTTPAQRNEIGNAIMSMHASGARTLSEFSVTIQDEAIREAIKQYTVDGSMGHLLDAEEDGLSLSDFTVFEIEELMNLGEKFALPVLLYLFRRIERALKGQPSVIILDEAWLMLGHRVPRQDQEWLKVLRKANCLVLMATQSLSDAANSGILDVIVESTATKIFLPNVYARDEDTSALYRRMGLNARQIEILATAIPKRQYYYVSENGRRLYDLALGPMALAFVGASDKESVATIKSLEAKFGHEWVHEWLAGRGLNLNDYLEAA, encoded by the coding sequence ATGATCGAAGCAATCGCAATTGCCATTGCTGTGCTCGGTGCGGTTCTGTTGCTCATCCTCTTTGCCCGCATCCGGGCTGTCGATGCCGAGCTGAAGCTCAAGAAGCATCGCGCCAAGGATGCCGGCCTGGCCGATCTGCTCAATTACGCCGCCGTGGTCGATGACGGCGTGATCGTGGGCAAGAACGGCTCCTTTATGGCCGCCTGGCTGTACAAGGGTGATGACAACGCCAGCAGCACCGAGGAACAGCGGGAAATGGTGTCGTTCCGCATCAACCAGGCCCTGGCGGGCCTGGGGAACGGCTGGATGGTGCATGTCGATGCTGTGCGTCGGCCTGCGCCGAACTACTCGGAGCGGGGCGTGTCATCGTTCCCCGACTCCGTTTCCTTCGCCATTGACGAGGAACGCCGGCGCTTGTTCGAGGGCCTGGGCGCGATGTTCGAGGGCTACTTTGTCCTGACCGTCACGTGGTTCCCGCCAGTGCTGGCCCAGCGCAAGTTTGTCGAACTCATGTTCGATGACGATGCGGTGGCTCCCGACCATACGGCGCGCACTACGGGCCTGATTGCGCAGTTCAAGCGCGAGATCACCAGCCTGGAATCGCGCCTGTCCTCGGCGGTCAAGATGACGCGCCTGCGCGGCCAAAAAGTCGTGTCGGAAGAGGGCAGGGAAGTCACGCACGATGACTTCCTGAGCTGGTTGCAGTTCTGCGTGACGGGCCTCCATCACCCGGTCATGCTGCCCAGCAATCCGATGTACCTCGATGCGGTAATCGGCGGGCAAGAGCTGTGGGGCGGCGTCGTGCCCAAGATCGGGCGCAAGTTCATCCAGGTGGTCGCCATCGAAGGCTTCCCCTTGGAGTCAACGCCTGGGGTGCTCTCGGCCCTGGCCGAGCTGCCCAGCGAATACCGCTGGTCGAGCCGCTTCATCTTCATGGATCAGCACGAGTCCTTGAAGCACCTGGACAAGTTCCGCAAGAAGTGGAAGCAGAAGATTCGCGGCTTCTTCGATCAGGTGTTCAACACGAATACCGGCTCGATCAACCAGGACGCGGCCGCGATGGTCGGCGACGCCGAGGCGGCCATCGCCGAGGTCAACAGCGGCTTGGTGGCGGCCGGCTACTACACCAGCGTAGTCGTGCTGATGGACGAGGATCGGGAGCGCCTGGCGGCCTCCGCGCTCCTGGTCGAGAAGGCCGTCAACCGCCTGGCCTTCGCGGCCCGTATCGAGACGATCAACACGCTCGATGCGTACCTGGGCAGCTTGCCCGGCCACGGCGTCGAGAACGTGCGCCGGCCGCTCATCAACACGATGAACCTGGCCGACCTGCTGCCGACAAGCTCGATCTGGACGGGCAGCGCCACGGCTCCGTGCCCGATGTACCCGCCGCTGTCGCCGGCGCTCATGCACTGCGTGACGGTGGGCGCTACGCCGTTCCGCCTGAACCTGCACGTGCGCGACCTGGGCCACACCTTCATGTTCGGCCCGACCGGCGCAGGCAAATCGACGCACCTGGGCATCATCGCCGCGCAGCTCCGTCGCTACGCCGGCATGTCGATCTACGCCTTCGACAAGGGCATGTCGATGTACCCACTCGCGGCCGGCATCCGCGCGGCCACGAAGGGCAAGAGCGGCCTGCATTTCACGGTGGCCGCCGACGATGACCGCCTGGCGTTCTGCCCGCTCCAGTTCCTCGAAACGAAGGGGGATAGGGCCTGGGCGATGGAGTGGATCGACACCATCCTGGCGTTGAACGGCGTCAACACCACGCCGGCGCAGCGCAACGAGATCGGCAACGCGATCATGAGCATGCACGCCAGCGGCGCGCGCACGCTCTCCGAGTTCTCGGTGACGATTCAGGACGAGGCGATCCGCGAGGCCATCAAGCAGTACACGGTGGACGGCTCGATGGGCCACCTGCTCGACGCCGAAGAGGACGGCCTGTCGCTGTCCGACTTCACGGTGTTCGAGATCGAAGAGCTGATGAACCTGGGCGAGAAGTTCGCGCTGCCGGTGCTGCTCTACCTGTTCCGCCGCATCGAGCGCGCACTGAAAGGCCAGCCCTCCGTCATCATCCTGGACGAAGCCTGGTTGATGCTGGGCCACCGCGTTCCGCGCCAAGATCAGGAATGGCTCAAGGTGCTGCGCAAGGCCAACTGCCTTGTGCTGATGGCGACGCAAAGCCTCTCCGACGCGGCCAACTCGGGCATCTTGGACGTGATCGTGGAATCGACCGCGACCAAGATTTTCCTGCCTAACGTCTACGCCAGGGATGAGGACACATCGGCGCTCTATCGCCGTATGGGCCTCAACGCGCGTCAGATCGAAATCCTGGCGACTGCCATTCCGAAGCGTCAGTACTACTACGTCTCGGAGAACGGCCGCCGTCTCTATGACCTTGCCCTGGGGCCGATGGCCCTGGCCTTCGTCGGTGCGTCCGACAAGGAATCGGTCGCCACCATCAAGAGCCTCGAAGCCAAGTTCGGCCACGAATGGGTGCATGAGTGGCTGGCCGGCCGTGGGCTGAATCTCAACGACTACCTGGAGGCCGCATGA
- a CDS encoding conjugal transfer protein TrbF, with protein MGGVVSQRQTWQVIGILSLLIALAGVGGVIHIGSQSKFIPYVVEVDKLGQTVAAGPVQAAGKADPRVIHAAVADWMSCARMVSPDVALQRKCVFKAYSMLAPNDPATPKMNEWLNGTPDSSPFKRAEKEMVSVEIKTVIPQTPDTWQVEWVETTRDRQGTLKGQPVTWRALVTTYIAEVTPNTTDEQLRNNPLSIYVRDYSWSRIQ; from the coding sequence GTGGGCGGCGTCGTCTCGCAGCGCCAAACCTGGCAGGTGATAGGCATCCTGTCGCTGTTGATCGCGCTGGCCGGCGTGGGTGGCGTGATCCACATCGGCAGCCAGTCGAAGTTCATCCCCTACGTGGTCGAGGTGGACAAGCTGGGCCAGACGGTGGCCGCCGGCCCGGTGCAGGCCGCAGGGAAGGCCGATCCGCGTGTCATCCACGCCGCCGTTGCGGACTGGATGAGCTGCGCGCGCATGGTGTCGCCTGACGTGGCCTTGCAGCGCAAGTGCGTGTTCAAGGCGTACTCGATGCTCGCCCCCAACGATCCGGCGACGCCAAAGATGAACGAGTGGTTGAACGGCACGCCCGATTCCAGCCCGTTCAAGCGCGCCGAGAAGGAAATGGTCAGCGTCGAGATCAAGACCGTCATCCCGCAAACGCCCGACACCTGGCAAGTCGAGTGGGTGGAAACCACGCGCGACCGCCAAGGCACGCTGAAAGGTCAGCCCGTCACCTGGCGCGCGCTCGTGACTACCTACATCGCCGAGGTCACGCCCAACACCACCGATGAGCAACTGCGGAACAACCCGTTGAGCATCTACGTGCGTGATTACTCCTGGTCCCGCATCCAATGA
- a CDS encoding conjugal transfer protein TrbH, translated as MRKIVSLALALALGLGGCATTSQYGNFVQSAALDQQKLATDAVQQLATLYAPARTRLELQQPTPDPFGQALVKSLRDKGYALLEYAPAGASTQAPASAASQASAPATTAASGGLPLRYVLDQAGDSNLYRLTLMVGNQSITRPYLAQNGTFAPAGYWVRKE; from the coding sequence ATGCGCAAGATCGTCTCTCTCGCGCTCGCCCTCGCCCTGGGCCTCGGCGGCTGCGCAACCACCAGCCAGTACGGCAACTTCGTCCAGTCGGCCGCGCTCGATCAGCAGAAGCTCGCCACCGACGCGGTGCAGCAGCTCGCCACGCTGTACGCGCCGGCGCGCACGCGCCTGGAGCTGCAACAGCCGACGCCCGATCCGTTCGGCCAGGCGCTCGTCAAGTCGCTGCGCGACAAGGGCTATGCCCTCCTGGAGTACGCCCCGGCCGGCGCTTCCACGCAGGCCCCGGCCTCGGCGGCATCGCAGGCGAGCGCACCGGCCACCACGGCCGCGTCGGGCGGCCTGCCGTTGCGCTACGTGCTCGACCAGGCTGGCGACTCGAACCTGTACCGCCTGACCTTGATGGTCGGCAATCAATCCATCACCCGCCCTTACCTGGCGCAAAACGGCACGTTCGCGCCGGCCGGGTACTGGGTGCGCAAGGAGTGA
- the trbJ gene encoding P-type conjugative transfer protein TrbJ, whose translation MKPKFLAAKLALVIAVSSTLAVTPVQAGIPVIDGTNLSQNIMTAIESVAQTLKQIEQYSTQLQQYQNQLQNTMAPAAYIWDQAQSTINGLMNAVNTLDYYKTQLGSLDSYIGKFQDVNYYKNSPCFTAAGCSDAERAALRNVAQLASESQKKANDALFKGLDRQQTNLTADAATLQRLQSAAQGAQGQMQAIGYANQLASQQANQLLQIRGLLIAQQNAMATKMQADADKEAQQAAAAAQLRQGSYRASPARTW comes from the coding sequence ATGAAGCCGAAGTTTTTAGCCGCTAAATTGGCCCTCGTCATTGCTGTTTCGAGCACGCTGGCGGTCACACCTGTGCAGGCTGGCATCCCCGTCATCGACGGCACCAACCTGTCGCAGAACATCATGACGGCCATCGAATCGGTGGCCCAGACGCTCAAGCAAATTGAGCAGTACAGCACCCAGCTCCAGCAGTATCAAAACCAACTCCAGAACACGATGGCCCCGGCCGCGTATATCTGGGATCAGGCGCAATCGACCATCAACGGGTTGATGAACGCGGTCAACACGCTGGATTACTACAAGACCCAACTCGGCAGCCTGGACAGCTACATCGGCAAGTTCCAGGACGTGAACTACTACAAGAACTCGCCGTGCTTTACGGCGGCAGGGTGCTCCGACGCGGAACGCGCAGCACTTCGGAATGTGGCCCAGCTCGCGAGCGAGTCGCAGAAGAAGGCCAACGATGCCTTGTTCAAGGGCCTCGATAGGCAGCAAACGAATCTCACGGCCGATGCAGCGACGTTGCAGCGTCTTCAATCGGCAGCGCAGGGCGCGCAGGGCCAAATGCAGGCCATCGGCTACGCCAACCAGCTCGCCAGCCAGCAGGCCAACCAGCTCTTGCAGATTCGTGGCCTGCTGATCGCGCAGCAGAACGCGATGGCAACCAAGATGCAGGCCGACGCCGACAAGGAAGCCCAGCAGGCGGCAGCGGCCGCACAACTGCGCCAGGGCAGCTACCGGGCCAGCCCGGCGCGCACCTGGTAA
- the trbK gene encoding entry exclusion lipoprotein TrbK produces MKAIKALSLASAALVAALVAGCDNKPATAPMPEVNDENCKPENIAKIEDKGVQQAFSSLCLRRGGDFKPSPKREW; encoded by the coding sequence ATGAAAGCAATCAAGGCTCTGTCCTTGGCCTCGGCCGCCCTCGTGGCGGCCTTGGTCGCCGGCTGCGACAACAAGCCGGCCACGGCCCCCATGCCGGAAGTGAACGACGAGAACTGCAAGCCCGAGAACATCGCCAAGATCGAGGACAAGGGCGTCCAGCAGGCTTTTTCGTCGCTGTGCTTGCGTCGTGGTGGGGATTTCAAGCCCAGCCCGAAACGCGAATGGTGA
- the trbL gene encoding P-type conjugative transfer protein TrbL: protein MRMPANLKTLALPLFVWLAFFAVDAHAAIDNAGVFDSVLDRYQAAASGWAGVITTAATWLFWTLVVISMVWTFGMMALRKADIGEFFAEFVRFTIFTGFFWWALTNGPNFASSIYASLRQLAGNATGLGNALSPSGIVDVGFAIFDKVMDQSSVWSPVDSMAGILMAVAILVILALVGVNMLLLLASGWVLAYGGVFFLGFGGSRWTSDMAINYYKVVLGVAAQLFAMVLLVGIGKTFLDDYYSRMSAGISLKEMGVMLIVVIILLALVNKIPPLIAGIITGASVGGAGIGQFGAGAALGAAGMAAAAAATGGAALAAGAASAAGGASAVMAAFSKANENVSAGTDVMSAFSGGGSSGGGAGGGGDAGTGSTPFAQAAGFSGSSGGGSSSGGGSPSTGSSSGSSKGGDKGGGKADAGGQGSSSTASTGSSADKAAKNEPKPAGGAGQGQQAAPGSTGPGLLASAASALGTAGRIAADAGANLAKGTADVAKAKAASLREAAAERIADTTGGKIAAAIKAQGSGTAENIDVPDQQPAPSFGDNSLAGGPADADPESEVAAFANREQGRDGTTA, encoded by the coding sequence ATGAGAATGCCAGCCAATCTAAAAACCCTCGCCCTGCCGCTGTTCGTCTGGCTGGCGTTCTTCGCGGTCGATGCCCACGCGGCCATCGACAACGCCGGCGTGTTCGATAGCGTGCTGGATCGCTACCAGGCCGCCGCGAGCGGCTGGGCCGGTGTCATCACCACGGCCGCAACCTGGCTCTTCTGGACGCTGGTTGTGATCTCGATGGTCTGGACGTTCGGCATGATGGCCTTGCGCAAGGCCGACATTGGCGAGTTCTTCGCGGAGTTCGTCCGCTTCACGATCTTTACCGGCTTCTTCTGGTGGGCGCTAACCAACGGCCCTAACTTCGCCTCGTCCATCTATGCGTCGTTGCGGCAGCTCGCCGGCAACGCGACGGGCCTGGGCAATGCTCTGTCGCCCTCGGGCATCGTGGACGTGGGCTTTGCGATCTTCGACAAGGTGATGGATCAGTCCTCGGTGTGGTCGCCGGTGGACAGCATGGCCGGCATCCTCATGGCCGTGGCGATCCTGGTCATCCTGGCCCTGGTCGGTGTGAATATGCTTCTGCTGCTCGCGTCGGGCTGGGTGCTCGCCTACGGCGGCGTGTTCTTCCTCGGCTTCGGTGGTTCGCGCTGGACTTCCGACATGGCGATCAACTACTACAAGGTCGTCCTGGGCGTGGCCGCGCAGCTCTTCGCAATGGTGCTCCTGGTGGGCATCGGCAAGACCTTCCTCGATGACTACTACTCGCGCATGAGCGCCGGCATCAGCCTCAAGGAAATGGGCGTGATGCTGATCGTCGTCATCATCCTCTTGGCGTTGGTCAACAAGATTCCGCCGCTCATCGCCGGGATCATCACCGGCGCGAGCGTGGGCGGTGCCGGCATCGGCCAGTTCGGTGCAGGTGCTGCGTTGGGTGCCGCAGGCATGGCAGCAGCAGCGGCCGCGACCGGCGGCGCCGCTCTGGCCGCCGGCGCAGCCTCGGCCGCCGGTGGTGCCTCTGCCGTCATGGCCGCCTTCTCGAAGGCCAATGAGAACGTGTCGGCAGGCACGGACGTTATGTCGGCCTTCTCGGGCGGCGGCAGCTCGGGCGGCGGTGCGGGCGGCGGCGGCGACGCCGGCACCGGCAGCACGCCCTTCGCTCAGGCTGCGGGCTTTAGCGGCAGCTCCGGCGGTGGCTCTTCGTCGGGTGGCGGCAGCCCCTCGACCGGCAGCAGCTCGGGCAGCTCGAAGGGCGGCGATAAGGGCGGCGGCAAAGCCGACGCCGGCGGCCAGGGCAGCAGCTCGACGGCCAGCACCGGCAGCAGTGCCGACAAGGCCGCCAAGAACGAACCCAAGCCCGCCGGCGGGGCAGGGCAAGGGCAGCAGGCCGCACCGGGCAGCACCGGCCCCGGCTTGCTCGCATCGGCCGCATCGGCCCTCGGCACGGCCGGCCGCATCGCCGCCGACGCCGGCGCGAACTTGGCGAAGGGAACCGCCGATGTTGCCAAGGCCAAAGCCGCGAGCCTGCGCGAAGCCGCAGCCGAGCGGATCGCCGACACCACTGGCGGAAAGATCGCCGCCGCGATCAAGGCGCAAGGAAGCGGCACGGCCGAGAACATCGACGTGCCCGACCAGCAGCCCGCGCCGAGCTTCGGCGACAACAGCCTGGCAGGCGGCCCTGCCGATGCCGATCCCGAGTCCGAAGTAGCTGCGTTCGCCAACCGCGAGCAAGGCCGCGACGGCACAACTGCGTAA
- a CDS encoding TrbM/KikA/MpfK family conjugal transfer protein — protein MKKKLFALAALVAALGSTAGTASAQDVLTGDTRLACEAILCLSSGTRPSECTPSLSRYFNITKRKLSDTIRARLNFLQLCPVASQTPEMQSLVSAISRGAGRCDAQSLNSTLVMWTGGYDDGRTYISNQLPDYCGAYTGHAYTDFASSGTLPRYVGTPEQGRVLGRSARL, from the coding sequence ATGAAGAAGAAACTGTTTGCCCTGGCCGCCCTCGTGGCAGCCCTCGGATCGACCGCCGGCACGGCCAGCGCGCAAGACGTGCTGACCGGCGACACGCGCCTGGCCTGCGAGGCGATCCTGTGCCTGTCGTCGGGCACGCGCCCGAGCGAATGCACGCCGTCGCTGTCGCGGTACTTCAACATCACGAAGCGCAAGCTGTCGGACACGATCCGCGCCCGCCTGAACTTCCTCCAGCTTTGCCCGGTGGCGAGCCAGACGCCGGAAATGCAGTCGCTCGTGTCGGCGATCTCGCGCGGCGCTGGCCGTTGCGACGCGCAGTCGCTGAACTCGACGTTGGTGATGTGGACGGGCGGCTACGACGATGGGCGCACGTACATCAGCAACCAGTTGCCTGACTACTGCGGGGCCTACACCGGCCACGCCTACACCGACTTCGCCAGCAGCGGCACGCTGCCGCGCTATGTCGGGACGCCAGAGCAGGGGCGGGTATTGGGTCGAAGCGCGCGACTATGA